A window of Roseateles sp. XES5 genomic DNA:
AAAGCGCCATGCGGCTGTTCTGCTCGACGAGGAGGATGGAGACATTCTCGTCGCGGCTGATGGCCACGATGGCGCGGGCGATGTCCTGCACGATCTTCGGCGCGATGCCGAGAGAGGGCTCGTCCAGCAGCAGGACCTTGGGCTGGGTCATCAGCGCCCGGCCCATGGCCAGCATCTGCTGCTCGCCGCCCGACATGGTGTTGGCCTGCTGATGGTAGCGTTCTCGCAGGCGCGGAAAACGCGTCAGGATGTTTTCCAGCGTCTGCTCGATTTCCGCCTTGTCCGTGCGGGTGAAGGCGCCCATCAGCAGATTGTCCTTGACCGACATCAGCGGGAAGGCGCGGCGGCCCTCCGGCACCATCGAGATGCCCCGGCGGACGATCTCGGCGGCCGGCGTGCCGTTGAGCTTCTGCCCCTGATAGGTGATCTGCCCGGACTTGATCGGCCGGAGGCCGGTGATCGCGCGCAGGATCGAGGATTTGCCCGCACCGTTCGCGCCGATCAGCGCGACGGTTTCGCCTTCGTCCACATCGATCGAGACGCCCTTCAGCGCATAGATGTGGTCGTAATAGAGTTCGACATTCTCAACGCTCAAAATCTTGGTCATGGCTTACATCCCGATCGCCGCATCTTCGGAGCCGAGATAGGCTTCGATCACCTTCTCGTTCTCCCGGATTTCCTGGGGCGTGCCCTCGGCGATCTTCTCGCCGAAATTGATGCACACGATCCGGTCGCTGATCTTCATCACCGCGGGCATGTCGTGCTCGACCAGAAGGACGGTGACGCCGCGCTCGTCGCGAAGACGCCGCACGAGGCCGACCATCTTCATGGTCTCGTCGTGGTTCATGCCGGCGAAGGGCTCGTCCAGCAGGATGACCTTCGGGTCGGTGGCAAGGCCGATCGCCATGCCGAGGGCGCGAAGATGGCCCTGCGGCAGGTTGGAGGCGAGTTCGTTGCGGATCGCCTGCAGGCCGAGGAAGTCGACGATGTCGTCGGCGGAGGCCGCGAAGGCCGCCTCGTCTTCCTTCGCCTGCTTGGTGCCGAGGAAGAAGCCGAAGAGGTTCGCCCGGGAGCGCAGGTGATGGGAGACGATGATGTTTTCGCGCACCGTCATGGAGCGGAAGATCGTCGTTTCCTGGAAGGTGCGCACGACACCCATGCGGGCCACCTTGTGCGGGGCGAGGCTAGAGATGCGCGTGCCGTTGAAGAGCACTTCACCCGTCGTTGCCGGCACGAAGGAGGAGATCAGCTTGAACAGCGTGGACTTGCCGGCGCCGTTCGGACCGATCACCGAGAGGATCTCGCCGGCCTTCACGTCGAAGGACACGTCGTTCACCGCCGTCAGGCCGCCGTAACGCTTGGTGATGTTCTTGATCTGCAGGATGGGGGTCATTTGCCGCCCTCCTTCTTGTCGAGAAGGCTGAGGACACCGTTCGGCAGGACCAGCATGAGCAGGATCATGACGCCGGAATAGATGAGGAGCTGGTATTCCCTGGCGATGGAGAGCAGGTCCCAGCCGAAATAGAGCAGGAACGTGCCGAGCATCGGGCCGAAGACGTAACCGAGGCCGCCGAGGAAGCAGTACAGCATGAAGTTCACGCTGTCGGCGACGACGAAGGACGACGGATAGATCGACTGCGCGATGGAGGCGAACATGGCGCCCGCGATGCCGCCGAAGAAGGAGGAGATCGCATAGGCGAGCAGGCGGAGATACGCCGTGTTGACGCCGATGGAGGCCGAGAGCTCCTCGTTCTGCTGGAGGCTGCGGCACAGATGACCGAGCCGCGAGTTCACGATGCGCCAGAGCACCAGGTAGGTGACGACCATCAGCGCGACGGCCATCATGTAGAAGCCGATGCGCGGATTGGCGAGCGAACCGAAGGCCGGAATGATCGTCAGGCCGAAGACCGAGAGTTCACCGGGCAGGGGGATCGAAGTGATGCCCTTGGCGCCATTGGTGATGGGCAGGGCGAGGGCGGACAGGCGCGCCACCTCCGTCAGCACCAGCGTGACCATGGCGAAATAGACACCGCGCAGGCGCAGGATCGGGAAGCCGATCAGCGCCGAGATGAGGGCGCAGAACAGACCGGCCAGCGGCAGCGTCAGCCAGAAGGAGACGCCGGCCTGCGTGACGAGGATCGCCGAGACATAGCCGCCGACCAGCGCATAGGCGCCCTGGCCGATGTTGATACGGCCGATATAGAAGGTGAGCCAGACGCCGGCGGCACCGACCGAGAGGAGGGCGACGGAGGTCAGGGTGTAGAAGAAGTCCACGCGGCCGGTGGCGCCAATGAACAGCGGCACGAGCACGAAGACGGCGAGAAGGAAGACGGCGAAGCCGAGAAGTTTTTTCGTGTTCATGATCTCAACCCCACGGCTTGCCCATCAGCCCCTGCGGGCGGACGGCCAGGAACACCATTAGCGTGGCGAAGATGACGAGATAGGTGATGTCGCCATAGGCCGAGAGCACGGTGAGGCCGACGCTCTCCATCATGCCGAGGATGAAACCGCCGGCAATCGCGCCCGAAATGACGCCCGCGCCGCCGATCATGATCATCAGGAAGGCCTTGACCGAGGTCGGGCCGCCCATGCCGAGATTGACGCCGGTGATGGTGACGAGCAGGCCGCCGACAAGGCCGGCGAGCATGGCGCCGAGCGCAAAGCCCAGCATGGAGTAACGCGAGACGTCGACGCCCATCAGTTGGGCGGCCATACGATCCTGCGCGAGCGCCCGCATGGCGCGGCCGGCGCGGGAATAGTTCATGAAGCCGATGAAGGCCACGATCAGCAGAATGGCGAGAACGCCGATCAGGATGCGGTCATAGGGCATGATGATGCGCATGTCCCAGTTGAACACGCCGTTGACGATCTTCGGCACGCCGCGCTGCTTCTCGCCGAAGAAGAGCAGGATGACGGCATCGAGGAAGAAGGCGACGCCGGCGGCGAGCAGCATGGTCGATTCATCGCGCTTCGACCGGCGCACGACCGGTGCGAAGAGGAACTTCTCGATCACCGCGCCCATGATCGCAAGGATCACGGCGGAGGCGGCGAGGCCGACGATGAAGGGAAGGCCGAACTGGACGACGACCGTGTATGTGACGAAGCCGCCGAAGACGTACATCTGCCCATGGGCGAAATTCAGCACGTTCATCAGCGAGAAGATCAGCGTGAGCCCGAGGGCGATCAATGCATATTGCGCACCAAGGTAGAGACCGTTGGCAATTATCTGTTCCATCGTGAGCCTCCAATGGAAAGAGCGTTCAGGCAAAGGAAGATCCGGCCGGGCGACACGCGCCGCCCGGATCCCCTCATCGTGTCAGTGCCCTGGGCTCTGATCAGTCGACCTGGCCGACGAACAGCGTCTCGAACTTGCCACTCTTGTACTCGTTGACGACGAGCGGGACGGAAACCTGGCGCTTCTGGCCGAACGAGGTCATGCCGACATATTTCAGCTTGGCGTCGCCCTTCATGAAGGGGTTGGCCGCTTCGAACGTGTCCATGGTCTTCTTGTATTCATCGACATTGTCGATGGCTGCCGGGTTCGCCTTCAGCGTCTCGATGATGTATTCGAGGGCGTAGACCTTGGTGTTGGACTCGTCGTTGTATTCGCCGAACATCTTGGTGTAGCGGTCGACGAATTCCTTCATCGTGTCGCTGGCGAGTTCCGGCGTGGACGCGCCGCCGACCGAGATGAAGCCTTCGGCAAGTTCGCCGGCGCCTTCCTGCAGCACGGCCGCATCCTGCGCCGTTTCCGTGGAGATGAGGCCGGTAAAGCCGAGTTCGCGCGCCGAGCGGATGAGCTGCGGAGCGTTGGCCGGCGAGACGCCCGAGAGCACCAGAAGGTCGGGCGAAGCCTGGATGACCGGCAGCAGAACCGGCGTGAAGTCGGTCGTATCCACCTGGTAGGTCACGTTGCCGGAAACGATCTCCAGGCCGAGGGCCTGGGCGGCCGCGATGCCGGATTCACGCTGGCTCAGCGGGTCGGATTCGTTGGCGGCGACGAAGGCCACCTTCTTCACGCCCTTGTTTTCCATCAGGTACTTATAGATGGCCGGACCGGACTGGTAGTTGGCCACCATGCCGAGGATCGCGTTGGATGCCGGCGGCGAGAAGAGCGCCTTCGGGAAGGAATAGGGGAAATACATGATGCCGTTCTGCTCGGCGACCGGGCGGACCGCCGCCGCGCCGTCGTCGACGTTCGGGCCGACGACATAGTGGATGCCGTCCTGTGCCATCTTTTCCATGCCGGCGATGGCGCGCTTGGGGTCCTTCTGGTCGTCGAAGGCGACAATCTCGATATTGTAGGTCTTGTCGCCGATCTTCACGCCGCCAAGTTCGTTCAGCCAGGCGGCGCGCGCTTCCATCGAGCGCTGGTTGGAAATGCCCCAGGCCGCGGCCGGGCCGGAGGTGACGCCGACGAAGCCGACCTTCAGCGTGGCGTTCTCGGCATAGGCCATCATCGGCAGCGAGAGAGCGGTCGCGGCAGCGAGAGCGGAAATTTTCAGGAATGTGCGCTTGTGCATTGTGTTCTTCCTCTGGGCCATTGATCTATTTTCTATGGTCGAGTGGGCCGCGCGGGCGGCCACAATCGGCCTTGGCTCGGGTATTGAGCGCATTGTTAACGATCTTGTCAAGTGGTTGTGAACAAGGCAATGCAAATCATGTCGACGAAATCGGTGCTTGTTGGTCAACTAAATCGGCTTTATTTAATAGGTGAAACAGAACAGGCGCATGTCACGAGGAATGCGGTGGTTGACGTAGGCAGGACAAACCCGGTGGAGGCGGACGAAATCGACGAGAGCGAGATCGTCGAGCGCATTTTCGACGCGGTCGTCGAACAGCGGCTGCCGCCCGGAACGAAACTTTCCGAGTCCGCTCTGTGCGAGGCATTCGGTGTCGGACGTATGCGCATCCGGCGCAGCCTGCTGCTGCTTGCCAGCCGTGAAGTGGTGGAACTGCATGCCAATCGCGGCGCCTTCGTCGCCTCGCCGACGGCCGAGCAGGCCCGCGAGGTCTTCGAAGCGCGCCAGGCGCTGGAGCCGAACATCGCGCGCCTTGCCGTGCAGCGCGCGACGGACGAGGACATCGCCGCGCTCGTGCGTCATATCGAGATGGAACACTCCGCGCATAGCGAGCGGCATCGCCACGAGGCGATCCGCCTGTCCGGCCAGTTCCACACCATGCTCGCGCAGATCGCCGGCAACGCCATTCTCCTGCGCACCATGAAGGAGCTGGTGACGCGCACATCGCTGATCATCGGCCTCTTCGGGGCACCGGGTCTCAGCAATTGTCGCGACGACGAGCATGAGGCGATTGTCGAGGCCTTCCGCACGCGCGATGCGGAAAAGGCCGCCCGCACCATGGCGGCCCACCTTCGCCACATCGAAAAGCACCTTCAGCTCGGTGGCAAGATCTCCGACAGCGTCGACCTCATCGAGCTTTTCGGCCGGCACTGAGACGGCGTCATGCGCCGAGCAGCAACCCGACTGGTTCGTCTCCCAGTGCATCCGACAGGGACAGCATTTCGCCGAGGATGAGGGCGCGGCCGTCAAGTGCGGAGCGCACCGTTCGACCCCTGAAGGCCTCGGGAATGGCGATAGCGATACCGGCCGCCGCGTCCGTCTTCAGCAGGAGACCGTCGGAAGTGCTCTTTCCCAATGTCAGGCGCGGAACGGCGACAAGGGCAAAGGCGTGCGGCGTGCCGCGCAGGAATGCCAGCGCCCGCCGGCTGCCATCGGTTACATCCAGGGGACGATAGGGGCCGGCAAAGGGAGCCGGGCAGCGATGTCGCGCGGCGAGTACGGTCGCGACCAGCCATTGTTTGTACTGCGGAAAGGTCGTCCGTTGCGCAGCCGGCTTTTGTGGCACGTCGAGGCCGACCAGAGCCAGCGGCGCGCGGTTGTCGGGATCGACCAGTGAGAAGTCGCAGCATTCGCTGCCCTGGTAGATATCGGGAATGCCCGGCGCCGTCAGCTTGATCAAGGTTTGCGACAGGCTGTTGAGGAGCCCGGCATCGAGGAAAGGCGAAAAGGTCCCTGTAAAGTCGCGCAGGAACGCCTCGTGTCCAAGCACATCCTCGACGAAGCCGATGACCTTCTGCTCGTAGTCGATATCCGGCTGGCGCCAATTCGAGCCGATCTTGGCTTCGCGCAGCGCCTTTTCGACATAGGACCGCATGCGCTCGCACAGTGCTTCCGCCTCATCCGGCTCGCTAAGTGGCCAGGCGCCGGCGAGCGCCTGATAGATCAGCCATTCGACATGGGGTTCGGGAACGACGCGGCCGGCATGCGTGCGGTGGAAACGGGCATTGAGGCCTGTCCAGCGCCGGGTCGCGGCGATCCAGTCCTCCGGCGCCTCGCTCAGCGTATGGAGCCGTGCGCGCGCATCCTCGCCGCGCTTCGTGTCATGGGTGGAGGTCGCCGAAAGGGCATGCGGCAAGGTTTCCG
This region includes:
- a CDS encoding ABC transporter ATP-binding protein, whose product is MLSVENVELYYDHIYALKGVSIDVDEGETVALIGANGAGKSSILRAITGLRPIKSGQITYQGQKLNGTPAAEIVRRGISMVPEGRRAFPLMSVKDNLLMGAFTRTDKAEIEQTLENILTRFPRLRERYHQQANTMSGGEQQMLAMGRALMTQPKVLLLDEPSLGIAPKIVQDIARAIVAISRDENVSILLVEQNSRMALSISNRAYALSTGSIALSGNSKELMNDDRIKAAYLGGEL
- a CDS encoding ABC transporter ATP-binding protein; translation: MTPILQIKNITKRYGGLTAVNDVSFDVKAGEILSVIGPNGAGKSTLFKLISSFVPATTGEVLFNGTRISSLAPHKVARMGVVRTFQETTIFRSMTVRENIIVSHHLRSRANLFGFFLGTKQAKEDEAAFAASADDIVDFLGLQAIRNELASNLPQGHLRALGMAIGLATDPKVILLDEPFAGMNHDETMKMVGLVRRLRDERGVTVLLVEHDMPAVMKISDRIVCINFGEKIAEGTPQEIRENEKVIEAYLGSEDAAIGM
- a CDS encoding branched-chain amino acid ABC transporter permease, which codes for MNTKKLLGFAVFLLAVFVLVPLFIGATGRVDFFYTLTSVALLSVGAAGVWLTFYIGRINIGQGAYALVGGYVSAILVTQAGVSFWLTLPLAGLFCALISALIGFPILRLRGVYFAMVTLVLTEVARLSALALPITNGAKGITSIPLPGELSVFGLTIIPAFGSLANPRIGFYMMAVALMVVTYLVLWRIVNSRLGHLCRSLQQNEELSASIGVNTAYLRLLAYAISSFFGGIAGAMFASIAQSIYPSSFVVADSVNFMLYCFLGGLGYVFGPMLGTFLLYFGWDLLSIAREYQLLIYSGVMILLMLVLPNGVLSLLDKKEGGK
- a CDS encoding branched-chain amino acid ABC transporter permease → MEQIIANGLYLGAQYALIALGLTLIFSLMNVLNFAHGQMYVFGGFVTYTVVVQFGLPFIVGLAASAVILAIMGAVIEKFLFAPVVRRSKRDESTMLLAAGVAFFLDAVILLFFGEKQRGVPKIVNGVFNWDMRIIMPYDRILIGVLAILLIVAFIGFMNYSRAGRAMRALAQDRMAAQLMGVDVSRYSMLGFALGAMLAGLVGGLLVTITGVNLGMGGPTSVKAFLMIMIGGAGVISGAIAGGFILGMMESVGLTVLSAYGDITYLVIFATLMVFLAVRPQGLMGKPWG
- a CDS encoding ABC transporter substrate-binding protein, with the protein product MHKRTFLKISALAAATALSLPMMAYAENATLKVGFVGVTSGPAAAWGISNQRSMEARAAWLNELGGVKIGDKTYNIEIVAFDDQKDPKRAIAGMEKMAQDGIHYVVGPNVDDGAAAVRPVAEQNGIMYFPYSFPKALFSPPASNAILGMVANYQSGPAIYKYLMENKGVKKVAFVAANESDPLSQRESGIAAAQALGLEIVSGNVTYQVDTTDFTPVLLPVIQASPDLLVLSGVSPANAPQLIRSARELGFTGLISTETAQDAAVLQEGAGELAEGFISVGGASTPELASDTMKEFVDRYTKMFGEYNDESNTKVYALEYIIETLKANPAAIDNVDEYKKTMDTFEAANPFMKGDAKLKYVGMTSFGQKRQVSVPLVVNEYKSGKFETLFVGQVD
- a CDS encoding GntR family transcriptional regulator — protein: MEADEIDESEIVERIFDAVVEQRLPPGTKLSESALCEAFGVGRMRIRRSLLLLASREVVELHANRGAFVASPTAEQAREVFEARQALEPNIARLAVQRATDEDIAALVRHIEMEHSAHSERHRHEAIRLSGQFHTMLAQIAGNAILLRTMKELVTRTSLIIGLFGAPGLSNCRDDEHEAIVEAFRTRDAEKAARTMAAHLRHIEKHLQLGGKISDSVDLIELFGRH